Proteins encoded together in one Lathyrus oleraceus cultivar Zhongwan6 chromosome 5, CAAS_Psat_ZW6_1.0, whole genome shotgun sequence window:
- the LOC127082418 gene encoding glycolipid transfer protein 2 produces the protein MCICIREHSIREMKRSRDTEKRSEINSAIEELSVLVIVKPGENHEAAPARIPTKPFLSLCYMILQVLDKVGPTMVVIRQDIDQNIKRLEAMYESNPLINSNLVEILKSETSKGIAKKRISGSKSFVWLTRSLDLTSALLQALLVKEPKKNMEQAVQESYDATLKPWHGWISSAAFRVAIKLVPDTKTFMDLISEKDEDCDTLTEKMQILVSLLVPFLEDIHCILKVYKLDRLKSN, from the exons ATGTGTATTTGTATCAGAGAGCATAGCATAAGGGAAATGAAGAGGAGTAGAGATACTGAGAAGAGATCAGAGATAAACTCTGCCATTGAAGAGCTTTCAGTTCTTGTTATAGTCAAACCTGGAGAAAACCATGAAGCTGCACCTGCACGCATCCCAACCAAGCCTTTCCTATCTCTATGTTACATGATTCTACAAGTTCTTG ATAAGGTAGGCCCAACAATGGTTGTTATTAGACAAGACATTGACCAGAATATTAAG AGGTTGGAAGCTATGTATGAATCAAACCCTTTAATCAATTCAAATTTAGTTGAGATATTGAAATCAGAAACTAGCAAAGGCATTGCAAAGAAGAGGATCAGTGGCAGTAAATCCTTTGTTTGGCTTACTAG ATCCTTGGATCTCACATCAGCATTGTTACAAGCATTACTAGTAAAAGAGCCTAAAAAGAATATGGAACAAGCAGTTCAAGAGTCTTATGATGCAACTTTGAAGCCATGGCATGGATGGATTTCATCCGCGGCTTTCAGA GTTGCTATAAAGCTAGTACCGGATACTAAAACTTTCATGGATCTCATCAGTGAAAAAGATGAAGACTGTGACACCCTAACGGAGAAAATGCAGATTTTGGTTTCTTTGCTAGTGCCATTTCTGGAGGATATCCATTGTATTCTA AAAGTGTATAAATTGGACAGGCTTAAATCAAACTGA
- the LOC127082417 gene encoding endoglucanase 25 has protein sequence MPPPTESQKNPVRYMHTVSEAGRLLPSSSRWNSIALNFNLTPKSSISYDSIPSKYPKSVDCNLVITDKNHFHIFIFVTVAIFFAIIGLALLLHFLPQKHRHQDSSINLKLAINQALTFYDAQKSGNYPKNSSVKYRGDSGLQDGNSAKTNLIGGYYDSGNNIKFTFTTAYTMTMLSWTTMEYQTKFADIDELDHVRDIIRWGTDYLLKVFIISTESNLTLYSQVGSTISTNNEPNDINCWERPEDMSYGRPVSVCDGSATDLAGEVVAALSAASMVFKDDKDYSGKLVRAAESLYEVVTEEDPEKQGTYTNVDACGKQARMLYNSSSYKDELAWGATWLFLATKNIDYLANATEFFLSAKRDETNLDKGVFYWNNKLNAVAVLLAGIRYFRDPGFPYEDVLKLSSNSTHSLMCSYLFKKYMSRTPGGLILPKPDNGPLLQYATTASFLSKLYSDYIDHLKISGASCETDEFSVATLRDFASSQVNYILGQNPMKMSYLVGYGDKFPVQVHHRSASIPWDKRLYNCNDGKAWLNSKNPNPQVLLGAMVGGPDTNDNFIDQRSNQRFTEPTLASNAGLVAALIALQDPSNDSHDLKNSLWEWT, from the exons AACCCTGTGAGATATATGCACACTGTTTCAGAAGCTGGTCGCCTTCTCCCTTCATCAAGCCGCTGGAACTCCATAGCACTTAATTTTAACCTTACTCCTAAATCATCTATTTCCTATGATTCCATCCCTTCCAAATATCCAAAATCTGTTGACTGCAATCTTGTCATCACTGATAAGAACCACTtccatatttttatttttgtCACAGTAGCAATATTTTTTGCTATAATAGGACTGGCTTTGCTGTTACACTTTTTACCTCAGAAGCATAGGCATCAAGACTCTTCAATCAATCTCAAGTTGGCTATAAACCAAGCTCTAACATTTTATGACGCCCAAAAAT CTGGGAACTATCCGAAGAATAGTTCAGTGAAATATAGAGGAGACTCAGGTTTACAAGATGGAAATTCAGCAAAGACTAATCTTATTGGTGGATATTATGATTCAGGCAACAACATTAAGTTTACTTTCACCACAGCATATACTATGACCATGTTGAGTTGGACTACGATGGAATATCAAACGAAATTTGCTGATATCGATGAACTTGATCATGTTAGGGATATCATCAGATGGGGTACTGACTATTTGCTTAAGGTGTTCATTATTTCAACTGAATCCAACCTTACACTGTATTCTCAG GTTGGAAGTACCATTAGTACTAATAATGAACCAAATGACATAAATTGCTGGGAAAGACCTGAAGACATGAGTTATGGTAGACCAGTTTCAGTTTGTGATGGCTCGGCTACAGATTTAGCTGGTGAAGTTGTGGCAGCGTTATCTGCGGCGTCAATGGTATTCAAAGACGACAAAGATTACTCGGGGAAACTGGTTCGAGCAGCAGAAAGCCTATATGAGGTAGTTACAGAGGAAGATCCTGAAAAGCAGGGAACCTACACCAATGTTGATGCATGTGGAAAACAAGCAAGAATGCTTTATAACTCATCTAGTTACAAAGATGAGTTGGCTTGGGGAGCTACTTGGTTATTTCTTGCTACTAAGAACATTGATTATCTTGCAAATGCAACTGAGTTTTTTTTATCAGCAAAAAGGGATGAAACAAATTTAGACAAAGGGGTCTTTTATTGGAATAACAAGCTCAATGCTGTTGCG GTTTTGCTTGCTGGTATTCGTTATTTCCGGGATCCTGGCTTTCCATATGAAGATGTTTTGAAACTTTCATCAAACTCTACTCACTCTCTCATGTGTTCTTACCTTTTCAAAAAATATATGAGTAGAACACCTG GTGGATTGATTCTTCCAAAACCTGATAATGGGCCATTACTCCAATATGCTACAACAGCATCTTTTCTCAGTAAATTATACAGTGATTACATTGATCATCTCAAAATATCCGGTGCAAGCTGCGAAACCGATGAATTCTCAGTTGCGACGCTTCGTGATTTTGCTAGCTCTCAG GTTAACTACATTTTAGGACAAAATCCTATGAAAATGAGTTATTTAGTGGGCTATGGCGACAAGTTTCCGGTCCAGGTTCATCACAGAAGCGCGTCGATCCCTTGGGATAAACGGCTCTACAATTGCAATGATGGTAAGGCATGGCTAAACTCTAAGAATCCGAATCCACAAGTTCTTTTGGGAGCCATGGTGGGAGGACCAGACACAAACGATAACTTCATCGATCAAAGGAGCAACCAGAGATTTACTGAACCAACCCTAGCAAGCAATGCTGGCTTAGTTGCAGCATTGATTGCACTTCAAGATCCTTCAAATGATTCACATGACTTGAAAAACTCTTTGTGGGAATGGACTTGA